In Vibrio pomeroyi, the genomic window ATCGCGAAAATAACGATGACAAACATCAATGTTAATTTGTTCTTGATTGAAATGTTGCTAAAACCCATTTACGGTACTTCACTCTGTTTGAATTTCGAAAGAGAGTATCAGTACGTCGTACTACCGTAAAGTGGTTTTATCAATTAGCTTTTATTAATAAATTTGTTATATAAAAATAACTTTAATACAGAGAGTTAGTGCGGAGAATCATCGAAAGGATTTTAGGTTTTTGCATCAAAAAGATCGAAACAAAGCAGGAGATAATAAGAGGGTAATTAAGGCTAACCAGTATCAAAATCGATTAGCCTTGAAGCTTGGCACAGTAAGTTAACTTTAACAAAATTAGTTACTTACCATGTTTTAGCTGTTTATTGGTTCTAGAAACCGAATCGAGCTGACATTAGGATTTGGTGACCGTAAGTACCATTGTTTCGCATATCTAGGCCAACGGAAAGTTGATCAGTAGAGTGGAAACGCGCACCAACACCAACAATTGAACGCGTATCGTCGTTGTCGATCAGTTGACCAAGACGTGCGTTAACTTCAACGTTCGCCATTAACCAAGCTCTTAAACCGATGTTAATCTCAGTTTTGATGTGGTTGTCATCGTTACGTTCAATGTTGTGTAACAGCATTTGGCCAGTAACGTCAGCAAATTGACTAATTGGACCGTTAAATCCCATACCTACAGCCGCATCCCAATCGCTCTCAAACTCAGAATCGATACGTGCAACAAAGTGAGAGTTCTGGGTGAACATTGTCGTCACTTCACCACCGAAAGTACTCGGGCTTGTACCCATGCGTAGCTCGAATGTGTTGTAGTTAAAGTTGTTTGCAGACGCAGAGAATGAACACAGTGCAGCTAACCCCAGAAGGACAGTCTTGTTTGTGCGACCTAGCATGGTGACTCCATATAAATTGTATTTTCGGCAGTATATACAAAAAAGCCTGCAATATGCAGGCCAATTTATTGGAGCTCGTTATTTAAAGCGAGATCTTTGAGTTTTGAAGCTTACAACACTTGGATGTGGTCAACTTCGATCTCTGGTGTTTTACCACCTTCGTACTCACCGAAGATACGTACTTTAGTATCTGCCGTTAGCGGTTGTGCTAGATGGATATCGTCATCTAGCTCGATTTGAATTTCGCTCTGGCCGTCAGAGAAGATAAACGTGTCATTCTTAAGTTGACGAACAATCTTGCCGTCTACAATCGCGTCCTGCTCTGAGAACATGCTTGTGTCTGCAAGTAGTGTCGCAACAGATACGGTTTCAATTGGTCCAGTGTAAGCAATAGGGCTCTCGTGCTTGTTGCTGTTACTGTTTGTGTTGTTACGGTGGTCACCAGCCATTGCGAAAGTAGGAGCAAGAATAATAGTGGTTGCGATAGCTAATACAGTTTTTTTCATGATGAATCCCTTAATGTTGTTTTTAGTAGAAACGTTGTTCTGAATTTGAAACATTTCTTTTCGTTAGTAAGTTTTTTGTAGATGCGCTTATTTTCGTTTGTAAGCTGCGTTTCGATGGAGCTATTAAACAACACTAGGGTTGAATCCAGAGTGAGTAAGGTATTCATTTTCCATTCATTTTATTGAGCATCTACTCGGCAATGGCGTTAAGATGGTGGAAGTGAAAGATTGCCTATCGCTATAAATTGAATAAAACATTAAGGATTGAAGTACGAATGCGAGCACCATTAAGCGCCCTTATGGTTCAAGGGACAACGTCAGATGCCGGAAAAAGTGTTTTGGTGGCAGGTTTATGCCGTGTATTGGCCAGAAAAGGCATCAAAGTGGCACCGTTTAAGCCACAAAACATGGCTTTAAACAGTGCAGTGACAAAAGATGGTGGTGAAATTGGTCGTGCTCAAGCGGTTCAGGCACAAGCTTGTAATATTGAACCGTCGGTTCACATGAATCCTGTATTGCTGAAACCAAACTCAGATACGGGTGCACAAGTAATTCTGCAAGGCCGCGCGCTGAGTAATATGGAAGCGACGGGTTATCACGATTACAAGAAAGTCGCGATGAATACGGTAATCGATTCATTTGATCGACTTTCTGCTGAATATGAAAGTGTGATGATTGAAGGCGCGGGCAGCCCAGCTGAAATCAATCTACGTGAAAATGATATCGCCAACATGGGATTTGCTGAGAAAGCGGATATCCCAGTCATCATCGTGGCTGATATCGACCGTGGCGGCGTGTTCGCGCATCTCTACGGCACATTGGCACTATTATCTGAATCTGAACAAGCTCGCGTTAAAGGCTTTGTCATAAATCGTTTTAGAGGCGATATCGCGTTGCTTCAATCGGGTCTCGATTGGTTGGAAGAGAAAACTGGCAAACCTGTGATTGGTGTATTGCCGTACCTGCATGGCTTTAACTTAGAAGCGGAGGATGCCATTACCTCTGCTCAAGAGTCTGACGGAGAAGCTAAGCTTAAGGTCGTGGTTCCAGTGCTAACTAGAATCAGCAATCACACGGACTTTGATGCACTAAGGCTCAATCCTTCGATTGATTTACGTTACGTTGGCAAAGGCGAGCGTGTTAACAACGCGGATTTGATCATCCTACCGGGTACAAAGTCAGTAAGAGCCGATTTGGATTACCTAAAAAAGCAAGGTTGGGATAAAGATATTCAACGTCACTTACGTTTAGGTGGCAAAGTAATGGGCATTTGTGGTGGTTACCAAATGCTAGGAAATATCATTCACGATCCCGATGGTGTCGAGGGCGAACCTGGCAGTAGTGAAGGGTTAGGGTATCTTGATACTGAAACGACCTTAACGCAGCAGAAAACCTTAACTAACGTGCGCGGCACCATGACGCTAGATGGAAAAACAGCGCAAGTAAAAGGTTATGAAATTCACGTAGGTAGGACTGATGTCAATGAAACGGCTTTACCGGTTCAGTTAGAATCAGGCAGCCTTGATGGCGCGGTAAATCAAAATGACTCTATTTTTGGTACTTACCTGCATGGCGTATTTGATAACAGTGATGCGTTATCTTTGATCTGCGAATGGGCAGGAGCCAGTGATGTAACAGCGATTGACCATGAACAACTTAAAGAGTTGGGTATTAATCGAATCGCTGATGCTATCGAAGAGCACTTAAATCTTGATTTGCTTTGGCCTGAGCTTAAAGCCAAGGTTTGAACTGGAAATATCGGTTAAGAAATCAAACGAACAATAGATAAGTGAGAACAATGAAAAAGCTAGTCACCCTTGTCACCTTAGCATTAACGGCTTCGTTGAGCTCGACTCATCTTCTAGCGGCAGAAAAGCTACGAGTTTACGCTGCATCGTCTATGACCAACGCGGTTAACCTATTGGTTGAAGAGTTTGAAAAGAACCATACGGTTGATGTTATTCCTGTGTATGCCAGTACATCATCTTTGGTGAGACAGATTGAAAGAGGGGCACCAGCAGACATTTTTATCTCAGCCAATGAAAAATGGATGACGCATTTAGTCGACCGAAAATACGTATCTAGTGACAATGTCACTAATTTGTGTGAGAACGAACTTGTGCTGATTGCCCCTAAAGATTCTTCGGTATCGTTGGATCTCTCACAGGGGGAGCAATGGACTAAACTGTTGACGAATGAAAGACTTGCAGTAGGTAACACAATGTCTGTTCCTGCGGGTATCTATGCGAAAGAAGCATTAGAAACGTTAGGTGTATGGAATGATGTGAGCAGTCGATTGGCACCAAGTAACAATGTTCGTATGGCATTGGCTTTAGTCGAACGCAGTGAAGCCAAACTCGGAATTGTCTACAAAACCGATGCGTTGCTCTCTAAAGAAGTGAATCTAGTTAAGACGTTCCCGTCTGATTTGCACACCCCAATACGTTACCCTGTAGCGAAAATGAGCGACAAAGTGATTGCAGAAGAGTTCTATACTTTCCTAGACACAGAAAAAGCGAAGGACATCTTGAACAGTTTTGGATTTGAAGTGCGCTAAATGAGTTACTTATCGGAATACGAATACCAAGCCTTAATGCTGAGCTTGAAAGTCGCTGGGTTTGCCATCTTATGGTTGATTCCTATCGGCATTGGTTTAGCGTGGTTGCTTGCTAAGAAACAATTTGTCGGCAAAAGTATTGTAGAGAGCATCGTGCATTTGCCTTTGGTGCTTCCTCCAGTGGTCATTGGTTATTTGTTGCTGGTGATGATGGGGAGACAAGGCATCATTGGCTCTTGGCTTAATGAGGTGTTTGGTATTGTATTCAGCTTCAGTTGGAAGGGAGCGGCATTGGCGTGTGTTGTTGTCGCGTTGCCACTGATGGTTCGCTCGATCCGACTTAGCTTAGAAACAGTCGACAGCAAACTGGAAGAAGCGGCAGCCACATTGGGGGCGTCACCTATTCGCGTGTTCTTCACAATTACATTGCCTCTTATGATCCCTGGGATCATTACTGGCACCATGCTTTCTTTCGCACGAAGCTTGGGTGAGTTTGGCGCGACAATCAGTTTCGTTTCAAATATCCCCGGTGAAACTCAAACCATTCCTTTGGCTATGTACACCTTTATTGAAACTCCTGGTGCAGAGATGGAAGCAGCACGTTTGTGTGTGATTTCTATTGTGATAGCGCTAGGTTCATTGATGCTCTCTGAATGGCTCAATAAGAAGTCGGCACAACGACTAGGAGGTAATGCATGAGTGCTTTGATCCTCCAATACCAACAACAACTTGGCGAAACTTTCTTCGATATCGACTTAGAACTACCAAGTAGTGGCATTACGGCTATTTTTGGTCGTTCTGGTGCGGGTAAAACATCACTTATTAATGCGATTAGTGGCCTTAAACAGCCAGATAAAGGGTTGATCAGCGTATCAGAGACCACCTTATTTGATAGTGGCAAGGGCATTAACTTGCCGACGCATAAACGCAATGTGGGTTATGTGTTCCAAGAGTCTCGATTGTTCCCACACATGAAGGTGTCAGCGAATCTCAAATACGGAATGAAAGGCGTTGATAAAGCGCATTTTGAGCAAATCGTGTCATTGTTGTCTTTGGGCTCATTACTTGATCGTTATCCGGCTCGTTTGTCAGGTGGAGAGAAGCAACGTGTAGCGATAGGCCGTGCTTTGTTGTCTAAGCCGAGTATTCTGTTGATGGATGAGCCTTTAGCCTCTCTCGACTTACCTCGTAAGCGTGAAGTGATGCCGTTTTTGGAGAACTTATCCGAAACGGTGCAAATCCCAATTATCTATGTCACGCATAGTCTCAACGAGATCTTACGTTTGGCGAATCACTTGGTGATTATCGATCAAGGCAAAGTGATATCTTCGGGTGTCACGGAAGAAGTATGGGCATCAAGAGCCATGCAGCCTTGGCAATCTTTCTCTGAACAAAGCTCGTTGTTTGAAGCGACTCTCGCGGAGCACAATGATGATTATGCGCTGTCTCGCTTAACGCTTGGAAGATCGACGTCGTTATGGGTTCAGAAGGTATCGAGTGAGATTGGTG contains:
- a CDS encoding cobyric acid synthase, with translation MRAPLSALMVQGTTSDAGKSVLVAGLCRVLARKGIKVAPFKPQNMALNSAVTKDGGEIGRAQAVQAQACNIEPSVHMNPVLLKPNSDTGAQVILQGRALSNMEATGYHDYKKVAMNTVIDSFDRLSAEYESVMIEGAGSPAEINLRENDIANMGFAEKADIPVIIVADIDRGGVFAHLYGTLALLSESEQARVKGFVINRFRGDIALLQSGLDWLEEKTGKPVIGVLPYLHGFNLEAEDAITSAQESDGEAKLKVVVPVLTRISNHTDFDALRLNPSIDLRYVGKGERVNNADLIILPGTKSVRADLDYLKKQGWDKDIQRHLRLGGKVMGICGGYQMLGNIIHDPDGVEGEPGSSEGLGYLDTETTLTQQKTLTNVRGTMTLDGKTAQVKGYEIHVGRTDVNETALPVQLESGSLDGAVNQNDSIFGTYLHGVFDNSDALSLICEWAGASDVTAIDHEQLKELGINRIADAIEEHLNLDLLWPELKAKV
- the modB gene encoding molybdate ABC transporter permease subunit — protein: MSYLSEYEYQALMLSLKVAGFAILWLIPIGIGLAWLLAKKQFVGKSIVESIVHLPLVLPPVVIGYLLLVMMGRQGIIGSWLNEVFGIVFSFSWKGAALACVVVALPLMVRSIRLSLETVDSKLEEAAATLGASPIRVFFTITLPLMIPGIITGTMLSFARSLGEFGATISFVSNIPGETQTIPLAMYTFIETPGAEMEAARLCVISIVIALGSLMLSEWLNKKSAQRLGGNA
- a CDS encoding YgiW/YdeI family stress tolerance OB fold protein — protein: MKKTVLAIATTIILAPTFAMAGDHRNNTNSNSNKHESPIAYTGPIETVSVATLLADTSMFSEQDAIVDGKIVRQLKNDTFIFSDGQSEIQIELDDDIHLAQPLTADTKVRIFGEYEGGKTPEIEVDHIQVL
- the modC gene encoding molybdenum ABC transporter ATP-binding protein ModC; the encoded protein is MSALILQYQQQLGETFFDIDLELPSSGITAIFGRSGAGKTSLINAISGLKQPDKGLISVSETTLFDSGKGINLPTHKRNVGYVFQESRLFPHMKVSANLKYGMKGVDKAHFEQIVSLLSLGSLLDRYPARLSGGEKQRVAIGRALLSKPSILLMDEPLASLDLPRKREVMPFLENLSETVQIPIIYVTHSLNEILRLANHLVIIDQGKVISSGVTEEVWASRAMQPWQSFSEQSSLFEATLAEHNDDYALSRLTLGRSTSLWVQKVSSEIGATVRLQVRANDVSVALEQPQGTSIRNILPVTIKSVETHQQGTNKQSVAVELELEPGCYLWATITLWALDELNLEIGQRVYAQIKGVSVAQRDIAVTH
- the modA gene encoding molybdate ABC transporter substrate-binding protein: MKKLVTLVTLALTASLSSTHLLAAEKLRVYAASSMTNAVNLLVEEFEKNHTVDVIPVYASTSSLVRQIERGAPADIFISANEKWMTHLVDRKYVSSDNVTNLCENELVLIAPKDSSVSLDLSQGEQWTKLLTNERLAVGNTMSVPAGIYAKEALETLGVWNDVSSRLAPSNNVRMALALVERSEAKLGIVYKTDALLSKEVNLVKTFPSDLHTPIRYPVAKMSDKVIAEEFYTFLDTEKAKDILNSFGFEVR